A stretch of DNA from Gavia stellata isolate bGavSte3 chromosome 18, bGavSte3.hap2, whole genome shotgun sequence:
CTAAAAACCAGGCCCCGTGCAGCCACGTGCCTGACCGCAAACTCCCATCATCGGCCGACctagagagctgggcaggcTCTTAGGGGGTTAAGTTTCTGGGCAACAATCTGCGCTTGTTGTAGGCAACAGCGCTATGGGTTTGGTGCCAGGCAGAGGTACACCTTCTGGGGACAGTCAGAGGCCACAGCCGGATGGAGAGCTGCCATCCAGCTCGGGTGGCGGGCCTCATCCTGACAGCACCCTTCAACCTCGGCACCAGCCTAGGTCTGCACCGAGAGTCTCCAGCCTAGGTCTCACCTGGTTGCGGTCCAAGCCCTTGGCCACCTTGGCGTTGTGGTCACAGAGCTCGGCCAGGGGCCTGCCGGCCAGCGCGTACTGCTTGGCGGTGTGCACGAACCAGTCCATGCTGCCGCTCTCCACGTCCGTCTCGAAGACACTGagggtgctggaggaggagatgtACTCAAACTGCTCCGTGGGGTCCAGCTTGCGCTTGAAGAAGATGGGGTGGCGCCGGTCACCGATGTAGGGCTTGCGGTTGGAGTCGGAGGAGATGAGGCTCTCCTTGGCGGCAAAGGCCAGGTCTCCGTAGAGGCTGTAGCACAACCCCTCGGGGTTGGCCCGGTCGATGGGTTGGCTAGCGTCCTTGAAGATGTGCTGGTAGAGGGTGCTGTCCTTAGAGCCCGACAGGAGGAAATAGGGGTCGTGGAGGTGACGCCACACGATGCCTGTGGTGACGTCCTTGTGCTCCTCGAACATGGCGGAGGGGATGAAGGGACGCCGCACATCCCAGACGTAGATGTTGTGGTCCACCATCATGGAGCAGGTGGCGATGTGGTGCTTGCACTCTGGGCGCCACTTCACGCGGGCCACGGAGGCGATGGTCTGCACGCAGTAAATCTCCTTCGCCCGCGTGGTGTTCATGTCCCACACCTTCACCATCTTATCCCGGCCGCCTGTTGCCAGCCAGCCCCTgggagaaggatggagaaagaCTGTGAGATGCCAGCTTGGGCCAGGATTTGTGCCCGTTcacctctcctttccctccccggCACAGAAACGCTCGCAACACAGATGTGACCACATCCATGCCAAGGGGAGGCAGCCGGGTTGCAACTGCAACCTCCCACACGCTACCCTAACGCCTCTGCTCTCCAATAACCAGGTCAGGCAACACACCTTCCCACTCCCGTTTAAGGCCCTGAGTCCTTACAGCCACACTCATCTGAAGGTCTCCCAGCCCGACCAGTTCCCCCCACCTCTGCTTTCCACTTGCCagggacagcagagaggaaaaaggccAGTTTGAACATATTTCAGTGCCTCTCCAAGCTTGCGAGGAGTCGCAGCGCTGCCTGGCAGGGAGCAAGGAGGGACCCGCACACCACAACAGCTGTTTACAGATGCACCCCAACCACCCCCGGGGAAAGGCGGGAGGGAAATGCGATCAAACACAAGCAAGCCAAGCATCCCAGCACAGCTGTGCAGCATCAGCACCCTCCCTGAGCTGAGCACTGGAGTGAGAGGCTGCCCCGAAATGGGGGGAGGCAAGACAGCAGCCTGCTATACCCCACCATTAGCAATCCAGTGCCTCAGGATCCCCCGATAtgtcaaaaaaacaaaaccaaaacaccccaACACGCCCCCAAATCAAAGTAATAATCACTCCCATCTTCCAGCAATGGCCCAGCCCCTGACACAAGGGGCCAGGGTATCGGAGACCCTGCTTTCCCTCCCCCTGAAAGGTCCCAACCCCATTTTTAGGGTCTCCCTGGTCTCTGCCAAGGCCGGGCGGCTGGCAGGGTCCGGCCCTGCACATACCTGTCCTCTGGGTGCCAGTCGCAGCAGAAGACGGGCCCATTGTGGGCCGTGAACATCCTCTCGTAGCGGTCCGGCCGGCGGATGTCCCACAGCTGCACATTTCCGTTCTCAAAGGTGGCGGCGAAGGTGAAGTAGTCCCGGATGCTGAACTGGACATCACGCACGCTCTCCGACTGACCTGAGTGGGGACAGAAGTTGAGATCCGGTGGGACAGAGCTCCAGCAAAGCTAAAAAACCCATTGGAAGAGCCATGGGGGTCACCAGcccagagagaaggagaagcagggagTGACGCGGCCCCCTTCTGCCTCCTGCGCAGACCCAGTCCACCAGCCgagcagcaaaaaaagcagcaaaacgcctctcagctccctccctccctgctccagaCATCATGACCTGAGCAAACCTTCCTCCCAGGCACAGGGAAAGGGCAAAGCccccaacctctgcctctcACCAGGGTAGGGAGACAAGCAACAGCCCATGTTCGTACCAGAAAAGGTGCTGACAGAGTCCTTCTTGCGCAGGTCGAAGCATTTCATGTAGCCATCCTGGGAACCGCTAAGGAGCATGTAGACCTCGGTGGGGTGGAAGCAGACCTTGTTGACGGTGCGCTTGTGCTCGGTGAAGAGCTGGTCCTGCTTGTTGCGGGACGGCTTGCCCAGGTTCCAGGTGACGACCACGCCGTTGGTGGCGGCGGTGGCCAGCAGGTTCTCGTCCATCTGGTGCCACACCACGTCCGCGCAGCTGAAGTTCAAGGAAGGTTTGCGGCCGACGCGGAGGTTCAGCTTCTCCACAAACTGGTCCTCCTCGATGGAGTAGATCTTGAAGATGTTACGTCCGGCCACCACCACCTGGGCAGCATCGCGGCACACGCTGATGGCATTGGCGGGGGCATCCAGGTGGCAGAACATCGTCCGTCCCGTGAGGGTGTTGCCCCCCAGGGCGGTGGTGACCCTGGCCATTTTCTCCATGGCCGTCCTCGGGGCGCACTCCCCTCTCCAGGAGCAGGCTCGGAGGCTCGTGTCCCCGCAGGCTGCATTCACGCTCGCGCGGCTGCCCTGCTCTACCTCAGCcagagctgggaagggacaGGCTCGGCTCCCGCAGCTCCTGGCAGGCCCAGGTGGCTTTGACCGCAGCTTTTTGTGGCCACATCAACAGGCCGCAGAGGTGAGAGGCTATAGCCCAGTTGCTATCTGCGGGGAGGGAGATACAGCCCCACGCCGggcttctcctcctgctgccttctgtaACTCCTTCTCAGGGAGCTCCTGAAAACCCTTCCTGGGTTTCTTGTTCTGTCCTTAGTTCAACGCCCCAAGATGCTCTGCTGATGAGAGCGGCTGTTGGTGACGTTACGGGAGATCGACTACAGCGACATGGACTGAGGCGAGCAGCGTCTCCAGCAAAAGGTTGGGTGAAATGAGGCCGCAGTCATCTCCGCAGGGCACTCCCTGCGCCACAAACCCCTGCAAGGGCCAAACCACAGGCAGGGGTTCACTCTGCTTCTCTACTTGGGTGGGGGCAGCTCTTCCCATCCCTATCCCAGGccagggtgccaggggctggcagctgctctGAGGGTGCCCTGGGGCCAGCAAAGCTGCCTGGGGCTTGCAGGGTCTCTGGGGGCACCCACAGGCCAGCTCCCCCCTGAACCAGGCCCTCCTGCTCCTACACCCTTCCCTCACCAGGAGCCCCAACCTCCCTCATGCCCCACATTCCCCCCTCCTCAGGGCCCGGTCCTGACCCACAGACCCCTCAGGGCCCCCTCCAGGCCTCCTCAGggccccctcctgcccttcaGGGTCCCCTCCCGCCCTTCAGGGTCCCCTCAGGGCCCCCGCCCACACTTTAGGGTCCCCTCAGCTCCTCAGGGCCCCCTCCCGCCCTTCAGGGTCCCCTCAGGGCCCCCGCCCACCCTTCAGggtcccctcagcccctcagggccccctcccgcccttcagggtcccctcagcccctcagggccccctcccgcccttcagggtcccctcagcccctcagGGCCCCCTCCCGCCCTTCAGGGTCTCCTCAGCCCCTCAGGGCCCCCTCCCGCCCTTCAGGGTCTTCTCAGCTCCTCAGGGCCCCCTCCCGCCCTTCAGGGTCCCCTCAGGGCCCCCTCCCACCCTTCAGggtcccctcagcccctcagGGCCCCCTCCCGCCCTTCAGGGTCCCCTCAGGGCCCCCTCCCACCCTTCAGggtcccctcagcccctcagGGCCCCCTCCCGCCCTTCAGGGTCCCCTCAGCTCCTCAGGGCCCCCTCCCGCCCTTCAGGGTCCCCTCAGCTCCTCAGGGCCCCCTCCCGCCCTTCAGGGTCCCCTCAGGGCCCCCTCCCACCCTTCAGggtcccctcagcccctcagGGCCCCCTCCCGCCCTTCAGGGTCCCCTCAGCTCCTCAGGGCCCCCTCCCGCCCTTCAGGGTCCCCTCAGGGCCCCCTCCCACCCTTCAGggtcccctcagcccctcagGGCCCCCTCCCGCCCTTCAGGGTCTTCTCAGCTCCTCAGGGCCCCCTCCCGCCCTTCAGGGTCCCCTCAGGGCCCCCTCCCACCCTTCAGggtcccctcagcccctcagggccccctcccacccttcagggtcccctcagcccctcagGGCCCCCTCCCGCCCTTCAGCGTCCCCTCAGGGCCCCCTCCCGCCACTCCTGCCGCTGCCGGCCAGGCCCACCGCCGCGGTGCCGGTGCCGTACCCGGTGCCGGTGCAGCCCCGCCGGCACCTCGGGCCCAGCAGGCCCCGCCGGCCGCCACCGCCGCCACGGAAACTGCCACCGAGCCCCGCCCCTCttccgccgcgccccgcccccttccgccgccgcgccccgcctaCTCCCCGCCCCCGAAACTCGCCCCACCCCCAGAACGCGAGCCCGCCCCCAGCAGGCCCCGCCCCGGCATCAAGCCCCGCCCCGAGTCAGACCCCGCCCCCGGCACGGAGCGGGgaggcggggcgcggcgggcgtgggggtgcaggggggacaatgggggtgctggggggataTGGGGTGcattgggggtgggggtgcaggggggaaatgggggtgctggggggataTGGGGTGCATTGgggtgggggtgcaggggggacaatgggggtgctggggggataTGGGGTGcattgggggtgggggtgcaggggggacaatgggggtgctggggggataTGGGGTGcattgggggtgggggtgcaggggggacaatgggggtgctggggggataTGGGGTGCATTGgggtgggggtgcaggggggacaatgggggtgctggggggataTGGGGTGcattgggggtgggggtgcaggggggacaatgggggtgctggggggataTGGGGTGCATTGgggtgggggtgcaggggggacaatgggggtgctggggggataTGGGGTGAATTGGGGTGGGCGTGCAGGGGGGACaatgggggtgctggggggataTGGGGTGCATTGgggtgggggtgcaggggggacaatgggggtgctggggggataTGGGGTGAATTGgggtgggggtgcaggggggaaaatgggggtgctggggggataTGGGGTGAATTGGGGTGGGGGTACAGGGGGGACaatgggggtgctggggggataTGGGGTGAATTGGGGTGGGGGTACAGGGGGGACaatgggggtgctggggggataTGGGGTgaattgggggtgggggtgcaggggggaaaatgggggtgctggggggataTGGTGTGcattgggggtgggggtgccgGGGAGATGTGAGGCCCGTGGGGGGTGCAGTGGGAAAATGGGGGTGTCAGGGGGCAATATGGGGTGAATTGGGGTGGGGATGccaggggggcggggggcggggggggtgcaATGGAGAAAATGGTGTCAGGGGGATGTGGGGTGcgttgggggtgggggtgccAGGGAGATATGGGGTGCACTGGGGGGTGAGGGTGTAGGGGGGAAaatgggggtgctgggtggATATGGGGTGCATTGGGGGTATAGGGATGCACTGGGGGGATATGAGGGTGCACTGAGGTGTGGAGCTGCCTGGGGGATTGGGGGTGCACTGGGGGATATGGGGGTGCACTGGGGGGTATGGGGGTGCCCTGCCATGGGAGGGTGTggcaaggggatggggacaccccagccccagggctgtggctgtgctggggctgcgAATGCAACGTGGAACTATGGGGGTGCATGGGGCTGACGGCACCCCCCAACTGCTGCTGTCACCTGCAGGGGTGGGGGGCCCCTCCATGTGCCACTGCCCTACTTGTCCCTGGCCCCTAGCACCCATGTCCTGGCACCTGTGTCCCACAGGCACcggtgggtttgggggtgcaggcagccccccaccctggctgctgccaTGCCAGGGTGCTCCGTGTCCCAGCGGTGCCACCCTGTCCCGCGGCCCTGCTGGCTCCTGgtgcaccccaaaaccccttCCAGGGCCACGAGGGTCCTCGTGCCATTTTGGGGCCAGAAAGGGGAGTTTTGGACAAAGGAGGGCACGGAGGCGGCGGGTGGTGCAGCAGTTCCTTCCCGGCCGGtacaaaggcaaaacaaaccGAAAGCGTGTCCGTGTCCGTGTCCGTGTCCGTGTCCGTATCCATGCCCATGCCCGTGTCTGTGTCCGTGCCCGCACTCCTCCCGGGGCCATGCAGGCAGCCGGTGTGGCAGCGGGCGATGCCCCGGTGACGGCCACTGAGCCCCCTCCCGCGCCAGGTCCCCGTGGGCaccccagcaccgtgcccagcTCGGCCCAGCCCAGGGGTCCCCCTGTTCCCCCGCTTGCCGCTGGCGTTGGGGCGATGGCTTTCCAGCTGGAAGAACGATGGCGGTGGCAGCGTGTCCTGAGGTGCCACCTCCCGCCTTCGCTCTGTGCTGCCGGTGTCCCCACGGCGGCTCGGACCTGGCCCCCGTCCCCCAGGATGTCCCATCCCAGCCGGACGGGTTGCTCCTCAGCGTCGGCATCCCGTGGGGAACAGCATCGCCCCACTGACCCCACGTAAACCGGGGTGCAGCGGGATCCCCTGGGCGAAGGGGGGGATGCTTGCTGGGAGAGCCCGACTCCTGGGGCAGGATCCGGCCAGGGCAAAGCCATATGGAGGGGCCGGGTGGGGGCTATCACTTGTCACCGTCCCCTCCAGGTACCCTGGAGCCTGCCGTACCACGAGACTGAAGCAAGCGAGCATGCGAGGGCGGTGGGCAGGCAGGCGGAGAAAAACATCCTATTCACCAGGAGAAAGCGCTGGGCACccaagggcagggctgggggctcgGGGGGTGCACAGCACGGGGAGGGGGTGGCTCGGTGACCCGCTCTGGGGGTGCGAGGGGCCCCATCCAGCCTCCGCCACCGCCCATGGGTGCCAAAAAAATAAGCATCCTCCTCTCGCCCATCCCTGGGAGCATCCTTTGGTCCCCGGGAGCATCCTTGGCAGCAGGGCCACGTGCCTGCTTGGCACCGGGGCGGGGGCAGGATGCGGCCAGGGGGGGTCACGCTGCTGTCGCCTTCCCACTTTGGGTTTCCATGATGTCTGTTCGTCTGTCCGGAAGGGATTGGCAGGACACCGGGAGGAGGACGGGCAATGGCGGCGGCGTGGGGGGGATTTACAGGGTACCCAGGAGGGGTCCGGCTAGGGGTGACACCGTCCCCCATCTCCCTCCGGAACCCCGCGTCCTTCGGGGGTGTCAATGCTGGGGGGTGTCCGGGGTCGGTTGTAATCGACGGCGTCTTTCGCATCCCCCAACAGACGGAAAGAAATGGGGTGGGCGATGTCAGACGGGGCGGCTGCGGGGTGGGCGTGGGAGCGGGGTGGCCGGATCCGGATCCGGCGCTACTCGATGACCATGCAGCACGGGAGGTGCTGGGAGAAGTACTTGAAGAGCTCCGGGGTGGCCCCGGGGCAGTTGGTgagctccagctcctccagctcctgcagctgcacCAGCCCCGACAGCCCCGTGGTGGTCAGCAAGGGGCAGCCTGCAAGTGGGCAGGGTGTACCGTCACCCCAAAACACCAGCACCCCCAAAAAAATAGCGCCCCAAACACAccagcccccccaaaaccagccGCCCTCAAAAGCAGCCCTCCAAACACCagcaccccccaaaaaaaagcatccccccaaaaaaaggacCCAAAAAACCAGCACCGCAAACACACCAGCGCCCCAAAAACCAAGCATGCCAAAGCACCAGCATCCCAAAACACCATCATCCCCCAAAAAAGCATCCCCCAAAACCATCACCCCAAATCACTATCACCCCAAAAAACCAGCACCCCGAAACACCTGTATCCCAAATCACCTCCACCCCAAAAAACCAGCACCCTGAAACACCAGCATCCAAAAAAACCAGCACCCCAAACACCAGCACCCAAAAAACAGCACCCCAAACCACACCAACACCACAAAACACCAGCACCCAAAAAACCAGCACCCCAAAACAGTGACACCCCCAAAACCAGTACCCCAAACAAGCCAGTGCCCCAAAATCCTGCACCCCAAAACACcaacaccccaaaaaaccagcaccccaaaaaacccagcacccCAAGAACCCAGGCGCGGACTCAGCCccggggagctgggctgggtgcGGGTGCCCGGGCGGCTCGGGGGGATGCGGGAGCCGTGCcatgctggggaggggggatgcTGGCTGTCCCCCCGGCTGTCCCCCAGgttgtccctgtccccacgcCCCgtctccccccagccccgtggGGACCCGGCCACCCCAGTcctgggggggtgaggggggtgtCTCACCGGCCAGGGAGAGGAGGCGCAGGCTGCCCATGCTCAGGAGATGCTTCAGGCCAAAATCCTGCacctggaaaggaaaatggagtgggagcggggtgggggacAAGGGGGGGTCCACGGGGCGCTTGGCATCgctggggcagggtgctgggagctggggcagggagctgggtgctggggcagggagcctGAGCAGGGTGCAGGATGCTGGGGCAggatgctggggcaggggcagggtgcCCAGGCAGGGTGTCGGGTGAAGGGGCAAgttgctgggtgctgggtgctggggcagggtgccCAGGCAGCGTGCAaggtgctggggcagggtgcagagtgctggggcagggagcctGAGCAGGGTGCAGGATGCTAGAGCAggatgctggggcaggggcagggtgcccaggcagggtgctgggtgcaagggcagggtgctgggtgcaagggcagggtgctggggcagggagcagggtcAGGGAGCTAGGTtctggggcagggtgctggggcagggtgcccaggcagggtgcaggggctGAGTCCTGCTGAGCTCCCAGGAGCACCCCatcccttccctgcttcccagcACCGAGTGGTGGGGGCTCCAGCCGGCCCAGGGTGCCCACCCTGAGCTCGAGgcccatccccagggaggtgccagCCGCTCTGCCCTCCCCACCGTGCCAGCCAGGGCGGGCACGGCTGTGTTCCCCCACCTACCTGGCAGCACCAGCGCAGGTAGAGGCTCCGCAGGGACGACATGGTGGACAGGTAGCTGAGGCCGGTGTCGGTGATCCGCACACACCTGCCAGGGACACGGGGTGTCAGAGCCGACCAGCAgcggagcacccatgggtgtccccaGACTGTGGCTCCCATGCTGTACCCACTGCCTCCAGCATGGCTCAGCATGGCTTGGTATGGtgtggcatggcatggcatggcgtGGCGTGGCATGGCATGGtgtggcatggcatggcacagcacggcTTGGCATGGCGTGACATGGCAaggcatggcatggcacagcacggcatggcacggcatggcatggcatggcatgacatggcatggcatggcatagCTCAGCATGGTGCGGCgtggcatggcacggcatggcatgACATGGCATGTCGTGGCTTGACATGGCTCAGCGTGATGTGGTATGGCTCAGTATGGCTCGGCATGGCATGGCACGCCTTGGCACAACTCAGTATGGCTTGGCATAGCTCAGCATGATGCAGTATGGCTCAGCACGGCTCAGCGTGGCATGACATGGCATGGCTTGGCATGACTCGGCATGGCGcagcatggcacggcacggcgcaGCACAGCACGGCATGCCTTGGTACAGCTCAACGTGGCTCGGCATGGCTCAGCAGAGCTCAGCGTGGCGCCGTACCTGTCGagcaccagctcctccagcttGTGCAGGTCGCAGGCGATGTACTCCAGGGCCATGTCGGTGATGCGGGGGCACCACGACAAGTCGAGGCTGCGCAGCTTCCGCAGGTTCTCGGCCACCAGCTCCACACCATCATCTGTCACCTTGGAGCAGCCCGAGAGGCTGAGGACGCTCAGGTTGGGCAGGCTGTGGACCATGTTGACCACGCCGTGGTTGGTGATCTCCCAGCAGGAGTTGAGGCGGAGGGTGTGGGTGGTGTAGCCTTGCTTGGCAGTGAAGTAGGCGAGCGCCGTGTCCGTCACGTGGTAGGCTTGCAGGTTGAGCTCGGTGAGGTTGGGCAAGAGCTGCGAGATGGCGGCGATGGCGTCGTCGGCCACGTTGATGCAGTCGCTGACGCTCAGCGCCGTGATGCGGGCGTTGAGGCTGGACCACAGCCCGGCCTCCGTGAAATCGTTGCAGCCCGACAGCTCCAGCCGCACCACGCCCTGCATCTGCTCCAGCATCACCTGCCGAGGGGCAGGGGGTCAGGGCACGGTGGGCACCACCCTGCACAGCCTCgtgcccctgccctggctccctcTGAGCCCCCGGGGCCTCTTCccactgcccccagccctgtgtGGGTCCAGCCTTCTCCCTGGGACCCACCCCCCGGGGTTGGAGCAGCGCCCTGCTCTAGGACATGCCAGCATCGACAGGGAACGggaagggacaggcagggaccaCTGGCCACGGCC
This window harbors:
- the WDR24 gene encoding GATOR complex protein WDR24, which encodes MEKMARVTTALGGNTLTGRTMFCHLDAPANAISVCRDAAQVVVAGRNIFKIYSIEEDQFVEKLNLRVGRKPSLNFSCADVVWHQMDENLLATAATNGVVVTWNLGKPSRNKQDQLFTEHKRTVNKVCFHPTEVYMLLSGSQDGYMKCFDLRKKDSVSTFSGQSESVRDVQFSIRDYFTFAATFENGNVQLWDIRRPDRYERMFTAHNGPVFCCDWHPEDRGWLATGGRDKMVKVWDMNTTRAKEIYCVQTIASVARVKWRPECKHHIATCSMMVDHNIYVWDVRRPFIPSAMFEEHKDVTTGIVWRHLHDPYFLLSGSKDSTLYQHIFKDASQPIDRANPEGLCYSLYGDLAFAAKESLISSDSNRKPYIGDRRHPIFFKRKLDPTEQFEYISSSSTLSVFETDVESGSMDWFVHTAKQYALAGRPLAELCDHNAKVAKGLDRNQVAQTWTMLRIIYSSLGTVSSTNLNHSMGKGSTALPLMNSFNLKDIPSGLGSESRLDRSKGESRTENILMDSSSTLINNEDNEETEGSDVPADYLLGDVEADEDDLYMMDHENPHAEEQEYSLPQEAFPLRHEIVDNPSALDHLQDKADSPHVSGNEAETVSLTPVESFSLISISHSLYENRLPSDFFNPIVRDTLLFYAEQGDVQTAVSVLIVLGDRIRKEIDEQTQEHWYTSYIDLLQRFQLWNISNEVIKLSTCRAINCLNQASTTLHVNCSNCKRPMSNRGWICDRCRQCASMCAVCHHVVKGLFVWCQGCSHGGHLQHIMKWLETSSHCPAGCGHLCEYT